TTTTAGCAGTCCGTGCTTTAGCGCCCTATAAAGCTCTTTATCGCCAAAATCCCTACCGCGCTCTATAGCCGTTTGCGTCCGAGTTGGCGGCATGTGCGTAAGCAGAATGTCGCACTCCGCAAAGTCCAAAATATCACTACAAAAATAAGGAACGCAACCAAATTTTATCCCTTCAATCGTCTTTATATCGCCGTCTGCGTAAATATTTGGCATCCTCATCCATGCGGCATCGCTAGAGCTGTCTACGTCGTGGTTGCCGCTACATACAAAGATCCGTCCTTTAAAATTTTCAAGCCACCGCCTAACCCACGCCTTTTGTCCTGCGACGTCTTTTTGGTTTTCATCTATCAGATCGCCGCTTATGCAGCAAACGTCAAATTCT
Above is a window of Campylobacter showae DNA encoding:
- a CDS encoding metallophosphoesterase family protein, with protein sequence MKILHASDLHFDKAKFDQILDLEFDVCCISGDLIDENQKDVAGQKAWVRRWLENFKGRIFVCSGNHDVDSSSDAAWMRMPNIYADGDIKTIEGIKFGCVPYFCSDILDFAECDILLTHMPPTRTQTAIERGRDFGDKELYRALKHGLLKAKIILCGHVHDPLSRVDKIGNCKIYNSSLGLNIIEI